From the Micromonospora echinofusca genome, the window GGGCTCCTTCAGGTCGCCGCCCTCCGGCTCGGTGTCGCCGTCGGACTCCACCCCGACGAGCAGGCTCACCTCGATCGGCAGGCCCAGTTCCTGCTCCGGCAACTCGATGCCGGACAGCCGGACGTAGTAGGTGCCCGGCAGCGGGTCACCCGACCACGGCTCGGCCCACGAGCGCACCTGGCGCAGCTCGCAGTCGAGTTCGACGGTGGCGGCGCTCTTGGACGCCACCGGGGTCTGCGCCCCGGCGACACACGCCTGCCGGCGGCGCAGCCCGTCGAAGACCTCGACGGTCCAGGTGGAGTCGCCCTTCCGGCTCGCCGCGGCGGGCAGCGACACGGTGGCCGCCACGTGGTGGGTGTCCCCCGCCTCGGCCGTGAACGACCAGTACAGGTAGTCGCCCACGGAGGCACCGACCCGTACGGGCTGGCCGGGGCTGATGCCGGCGGCGGTGAGGAACGAGGTGCCGGCCTTGTTGATGGTGGCGGCCCCCGGCGACGGGGTGGGCGTGTCCGCGCTGGCGGCGGCCGGCAGCGCGACGGCGATACCGGTGGCGGCGAGCAGCACCGCCGCCCGGCGGGCCGAGATCAGGGCCGGAGCCTTCCGCATCGTCATCGGGTCCTCCAGACCGCTACCCACCAACGGGTCAGCCAACCAACGATCAACCCACTGAGCAGGCCCGCGAGGGTCAGTACGCCCAGCAGCACCCAGCCCCGGCCGAGACCCGGGCTGTTCGGGGCGGGCGACGCGTCGACCAGGTCGATGGTCAGTTCGAGCGGCATGCCCGGGGCCTGACCGGCACCCGCCTTGGCGGAGAAGGAGTTGCTGACGACCAGGCAGACGACGGTGGGCTCGGGAGCCTTCTCCGTCGAGTCGGAGAAGACGCCGCCCTCGTCGCCGTCCTCCGCCTCGTCCTCGTCGTCGTCCGTCGCCGCCCAGCGCACGCCGGTCGACAGCACGTCGGTACGACCGCTGCCGGCGTCGTTGCCCCGGACCAGTTCCCGTCCGTCGGTGGCAGTGGCCCGCAGCA encodes:
- a CDS encoding peptidase encodes the protein MTMRKAPALISARRAAVLLAATGIAVALPAAASADTPTPSPGAATINKAGTSFLTAAGISPGQPVRVGASVGDYLYWSFTAEAGDTHHVAATVSLPAAASRKGDSTWTVEVFDGLRRRQACVAGAQTPVASKSAATVELDCELRQVRSWAEPWSGDPLPGTYYVRLSGIELPEQELGLPIEVSLLVGVESDGDTEPEGGDLKEPLVPAVNPGKVLAGDPTASTPAPAAAGDEEDDGWFDWVRWPSLSSRWYWTIAGGILAAVAGVVGFALTRPRQRVG